Proteins encoded within one genomic window of Ptiloglossa arizonensis isolate GNS036 chromosome 3, iyPtiAriz1_principal, whole genome shotgun sequence:
- the Mrpl47 gene encoding mitochondrial ribosomal protein L47, which produces MAGLTKAVQISKSVNNVTKLLTNFPLVQNVNSISSPRLYIRKVPTFQCAFIHTTSKQNDLMEFFDNKKNWGKNEVKVGRSWLKNELRLKSNEDLHKLWFVLLKERNMLLTMENAYNDQIEYFPNPERIDKVLDSMENLESVVRERNQAYFQLETGTTGERPTKFVFDAFGLRRFYKMIQYPVPQFMNRKWYKTHKFGYGGYAVRKFLRLYREKLWNEKRKTQNRANNRVAALMRMFPNLDLEATKEQYPEANIEKVKRWKKSVGPFESI; this is translated from the exons ATGGCAGGTCTTACGAAAGCCgtacaaatttcgaaaagtGTAAATAACGTGACAAAGCTACTAACAAACTTCCCTCTTGTTCAAAATGTTAATTCGATCTCCAGTCCACGATTATATATTCGAAA GGTACCTACTTTTCAATGTGCATTTATTCATACTACCTCTAAACAAAATGACTTAATGGAATTctttgataataaaaaaaattggggAAAGAATGAAGTAAAGGTAGGACGTTCTTGGTTGAAAAATGAATTAAGGTTAAAAAGCAACGAAGACCTTCATAAGTTGTG GTTCGTATTATTGAAAGAACGCAATATGCTTTTAACAATGGAAAATGCTTATAATGACCAGATTGAGTATTTCCCTAATCCTGAAAGAATTGATAAAGTCTTAGACAGTATGGAAAATTTAGAATCAGTTGTTCGTGAAAGAAATCAAGCATATTTCCAGCTTGAAACTGGAACAACTGGAGAACGACctacaaaatttgtattcgatGCTTTTG gTTTACGCCGCTTCTATAAAATGATTCAGTATCCAGTACCACAGTTTATGAATCGTAAATGGTACAAAACGCACAAGTTTGGTTATGGTGGATATGCGGTTAGAAAATTCCTACGTCTCTATAGAGAAAAACTTTGGAATGAGAAACGCAAAACGCAAAA CCGTGCCAACAATCGTGTGGCTGCTCTGATGCGAATGTTCCCGAATCTCGATCTTGAAGCTACGAAAGAACAGTATCCAGAAGCAAATATAGAAAAAGTAAAGAGGTGGAAAAAATCGGTTGGACCTTTTGAATCCatataa
- the L(1)g0289 gene encoding plexin domain containing lethal (1) G0289, which produces MACERWCFNRGCDGATRRWPYILLLLALYVFGPSLADNEYNRYRYDLDHTRGQSLAEYGPVEFSYVSKEEEKVFGRERRAVYDKTLVTTDPTPREELQQQRDPQPVNASNTPANVSYSMSHANESTTPLPSLPITIGTVKQVTSTTQQPPSEVSSPVNTPTKDSLSPNVWANRTMWSNVTDRSSETNKSSQKVTEPMAEIADNKDESDTAIGDISISKFSDVTNKTLSQHNITKTEFDTHQYYNSTFIINETVGKKYWVDIDSHPDLKVNNLLSQSHRRAATVKLKFDFPFYGHKVRNITIATGGFLYTGEYVHSWLAATQYIAPLMANFDTRLSNESFVKYADSGTAFTVVWEKVVLQDKQDAGAFTFQVTLHQNGDIVFVYSVIPLMVERIEDTAHPVKVGLSDAYIMDRIVFFVRRKTIYEYHRVNFNRQDIKNWTVIYLNAIPTCLEMDNCRDCLTKLKDFECKWCAELNQCSTGTFRSRQDWLLKGCDVRKIKEVDNCPSPTTTYKEEEEEFNHILHVHSEETVTVSEMNAKQERPGTSPLERSRDNNMNMGVSGIIGILLVIGIVVGLVAWAAYAYRNPHSASGQMLIRYRPSQWSWRRGEARYTAATIHM; this is translated from the exons ACCGATATCGCTACGATCTGGATCACACGAGAGGACAATCGTTGGCCGAGTACGGACCGGTCGAATTCTCTTACGTGTCCAAGGAGGAAGAAAAAGTATTCGGCAGAGAACGTCGCGCCGTGTACGACAAAACGCTCGTCACGACGGACCCGACGCCTCGCGAAGAATTGCAGCAACAACGAGACCCGCAGCCAGTGAACGCGTCAAACACACCGGCGAACGTTTCGTACTCGATGAGTCACGCGAACGAATCCACGACTCCTTTGCCTTCGTTACCGATCACGATCGGGACGGTTAAACAGGTGACCTCGACCACGCAGCAGCCACCATCGGAAGTTTCCTCTCCTGTGAACACTCCGACCAAGGATTCG CTTTCACCGAACGTTTGGGCGAATCGCACAATGTGGAGCAACGTCACGGATAGGTCATCGGAGACGAACAAAAGTTCGCAGAAGGTGACGGAACCGATGGCCGAAATTGCGGACAACAAGGACGAGTCCGATACCGCTATCGGGGACATATCCATTAGCAAGTTCTCGGACGTAACGAATAAGACGTTGTCTCAGCATAATATCACGAAAACGGAGTTCGACACGCATCAGTATTACAACAGCACGTTCATCATCAACGAGACCGTGGGTAAGAAATACTGGGTCGACATAGACTCTCATCCAGATCTGAAGGTCAATAATCTGCTCAGTCAGAGTCATCGTCGGGCTGCG ACCGTCAAGCTGAAGTTCGATTTCCCTTTCTACGGGCACAAAGTTCGCAACATCACGATCGCCACCGGAGGTTTCCTCTACACCGGCGAGTACGTTCACAGTTGGCTCGCCGCCACGCAGTACATTGCACCGTTGATGGCAAATTTCGATACGCGTTTgtcgaacgaaagtttcgtcAAGTACGCCGACAGCG GTACGGCGTTCACGGTTGTATGGGAGAAGGTAGTTTTGCAAGACAAACAGGACGCCGGTGCTTTTACCTTCCAAGTGACGCTTCATCAGAACGGCGACATCGTTTTCGTCTACTCGGTGATTCCGTTGATGGTTGAACGCATCGAGGATACAGCGCATCCCGTTAAAGTTGGCCTCAGCGATGCCTATATCATGGACCGAATAGTGTTCT TTGTTCGCAGGAAaacaatttacgagtaccatcgtGTGAACTTCAATCGGCAGGATATCAAGAATTGGACGGTGATCTACTTGAACGCGATACCCACCTGCTTGGAGATGGACAACTGCAGAGATTGCTTAACGAAGCTGAAGGATTTTGAGTGCAAATGGTGTGCCGAGTTGAATCAGTGTAGCACAGGAACGTTCAGATCGCGGCAAGATTGGTTGTTGAAGGGTTGCGACGTCAGGAAGATAAAGGAAGTCGACAATTGCCCGTCTCCGACTACTACGTacaaagaagaggaggaagagttCAACCATATTTTGCACGTGCATTCGGAAGAGACCGTTACCGTCAGTGAAATGAACGCGAAGCAAGAGAGACCCGGAACGAGTCCTTTGGAACGTT CTCGAGACAACAATATGAATATGGGAGTTTCTGGAATAATTGGAATTCTCCTGGTGATCGGTATAGTCGTAGGTCTAGTGGCCTGGGCTGCATATGCTTATCGCAATCCTCACAGTGCATCCGGGCAGATGTTAATTAGG TATCGACCGAGTCAATGGAGTTGGCGGAGAGGAGAAGCGCGTTATACGGCAGCGACGATTCACATGTGA